A stretch of Henckelia pumila isolate YLH828 chromosome 4, ASM3356847v2, whole genome shotgun sequence DNA encodes these proteins:
- the LOC140860991 gene encoding uncharacterized protein: protein MGDMTATPMETLLKRFQSFKPPTLNKTENSVECEIWLEDIEELFESLDYADDRRVKLVIHQLHEVAKRWWITTRRALEHRVSYRKEKGAKFSSLQQGQLNIEQYVVKFTSLLKFAPHIADSDEAQADQFLNGLNPDVFTLVNAGRPNNFVDALNHAKGAEDGLLRQ from the exons ATGGGGGATATGactgctactccgatggaaactCTGTTGAAACGCTTTCAGTCTTTTAAACCGCCAACACTAAACAAAACTGAGAACTCTGTGGAATGTGAGATTTGGCTCGAGGATATTGAAGAATTATTTGAATCCCTTGACTATGCAGATGATCGTCGAGTCAAACTGGTTATACACCAACTACATGAAGTTGCAAAACGTTGGTGGATAACAACACGGAGAGCACTAGAGCatcgag TGTCTTATAGAAAAGAAAAAGGAGCAAAATTTTCTAGCTTGCAACAAGGGCAATTGAACATTGAACAGTATGTTGTCAAATTTACGAGTCTGCTGAAATTTGCTCCCCATATAGCAgacagtgatgaagctcaagctgaCCAGTTCCTTAACGGGTTGAATCCAGATGTTTTTACTCTAGTGAATGCTGGGCGACCAAACAACTTTGTCGATGCTCttaatcatgcaaagggagccgaagatGGATTATTGAGACAATGA